ctttaattcagttcctcacgttgtaatgacccccaaacataaaattagtttcattgctatttcataactgtaatctttttactgttatgaattgttatgtaaatatctgtgtttggTGGTGGTGTTAGGCAACCCTGTGAAAGCATAGggtgaccccaaaggggtcacgacccacaggttgagaaccactgctctaggttCTGACCCATGCTCCATATTACATCAGACGGTGCCCAGATTCAACGAGTATTTGTGGAAATGGTAACCAAAAGGGAAGCTGGCTCAGGGAGGCAGTGGtgggcagatccctgtgagttggacccagcctggtctacaaagcgagtccaggtagccaaggctacacagagaaaccttgtctggagacagagagagagagagagagagagagagagagagagagagagagagagagaaagagagagagagagagagaggaagctggGTAGAGGTATGCCCTGTGTGGTGTTAATTCTAATTGTCAGCAACACAATCGAGAATCACGTGGAAAATGAATCTCAGAAGGGACTGTCTAGGTCTCGTGAGCAAGTCTGGGGGATGGCGGTACCTTAACTGACAAAAGACTGTTCCCTTCTCTCCGCCTTGACTGTGGGTGACGTTGCCGGCTGTCTGGAGCCCCTAACTCTGCAACCTTCCCGCCGAGATGGGCTGCAGCCAGGAGCTGGGAGCTCCTTCTCCTCCCTAAGTTGTTTGTGGTTAGGgtgttttcatcacagcaacaaagaTGAAACTAGGACGCcaggcttcctttctctctgctgtCCGCACCCACTCTTCTGCTCTACCTTGGCTCCAAAGCTTACACCCTGACCCCAAGTCCTGTGGGACTCCTCCAAAATAAATACCGGCTCCAGAAGCTAGGCATGGCCATACCGGCATGTAATCCCAAACTGAGACTAGAGGATCTCCGGATTCTAGGTTAGGATGGTGTGATAGCATctcaggaaagaaggaaaaaagaaaagaaaaaagaaagaaaatttcaaaaaaggaaaacacaaacaaacctgAGACTAGAGAGATGGTACAACGATTTGGAGCGctgactgcttttgcagaggacctgggttgatTTCCCAGGACCCATATAGTTGCTCAAAACCATCTACAACTTCAGTTCCTCTGGACCAGATGCTGGTGCACATATGTGCAAGCAAAACTACttgtaaatgtaaaataaatgaaaacaagtatacttagatagatagatagatagatagatagatagatagatagatagatctgcTCCAGGGTTCAATTGTTAGGTTCAGGTCCACTCACCCTCCACTCCCCAGGATCCCGCACCTACTAGGTGCTGGGTAAGTATGCCCTGGGGgtctgaataaatgaatgagtgaatgacaGTGTGCTGAGACGCTAGCGCTCAGGGCGCTGCCGGCGGACCAGGGGTCCGGGCGGCTCGGCCCTCGGGGGCGTGTCCGCAGAGGCGGCCGGGGAGCTCTGGGTCCGGTGCAGGAGGCCGGCTGCCAGCATGGAGAGCGAGCTGGAGGCGCTGGCCCCGCGGCCCGCGAGCCCGGCCGAGCCGCCCTTCCAGGCGCTGGTGGAGGCGGCGGGCGGCCGCGGGCAGGTGCTGCTGGTGGGCGAGCTGTGGGAGCGAGAGCAGAGCCGAGCGCTGCTGCGGGACTTCGCGGGCGCCGTGTTCCCTCCCGAGCCCGCGCCGGGCGGGTCGGGCTGCGCGGAGGCCGAGGGCGAGGCCCCCGCGGCGGCCGCCGAGCCGCCCCGGGCCCCGGGGGCGAGGGCGGCGCGCGCCATCCGCTCGCGGCTCGTCTTCGTGCTGTGCCGCGCGGGGTCGCTGGCCGCCCGGGAGCCGCGGCGCCGCCTGCGGGAGATGCTGCGGGACGTGCGCGGCCGGAGGCGGGAGGGCGCCGCGCTCGTAGGGGTCCTGGTGACAGACGCGGGAGCCGAGGACGCGGCGGCGCCCGGGCTGCGGCTGCTCGAGGCGCTGCTGCGCGCCGTGTTCGGCCGCCAGGTCGGGGGCCCGGTGCAGGCTGCCGCCTTCAGTCCCGGCCGCCCGGCCTCCAGCCTGGCGGTCCAGGAGGCGGCCTGCAGGGCCCTGCACGCCGCCGGGCCGGGGCGACCAGGTGAGGCGGCTCGAGCGGGGTCGGGCTCCGCACGGGTGTGGGCGTCCGGGGAAACCTTCAGACCCGGTAGACCGGTTGACCCCCCTCTAGGCCACCCAGCTCTGCTGTGCACCGAGGTAAACTGAGGCCCGGAGCAGGGAGGTCCCCAGCACGAGGCCTCTCAGCCTAAAGTGAGCAGGAGTGGAGTCGTTCAGGCCAGTTCCCGATTGCACGTGACATGGGGGGGGCAGAGGACCTGAGGGGTACAACTGGTGAGGACGTGGGTATGAAGTAGGATTGAACTGCTGGGTGGGGGGGTGATGTAGGAGTCGGAGACTGAGCTTAGGGAAAGAAGATGGAAATGGCTCCTGGGGGTGCAAAAGGTTTGGATTAGTGTGCGTGGGGGATGGGGATGGTGGAAACGGAGCGGAGGAGGCGGTGACTGGAGCTTTAGGACACTGTGCGAGTGAAGTTGCTGCGGGAgctttgggggggtggggagtgggcagCACCGGAGGCTCAGTGTGAAAGGGTGGAAGGCGGATGCAGTTCCTGGCAGAGACACGGACAGAATAGGGGTCAGGGACCAAGACCATGATGACCTCAGTGATTTCTGGTAGCCACGGACCGCCGGCTGCCTCCGCCAGGTGCCAAGTGTGACGGGCCAcctcttccctcccaccctcctgaAGTAGAGAAAGGGGTGTGGGAGCTTCTCCCGGCCTGGGACGGCCCCCGTCACAGAAGGGTCAGGCGACCCAGGCTAGCAGGTTTTGCAGAAATTGTGCAAAATACTGGAATTAAAAGTGGGCCTTAAGTGGAGCTGGGTCAGACCCTGGGAGATCTTTGCTCAACGGCCTTCCCTTTGACTGTTTACCGCAGTAAGCTTCTGAGCTAAGGAGTGGCTGGCTGTGTCCGGTGTTCGGGGCATCTGCAAACGGGCGTCAGCCAGCACTGGGAGACGTCAGACCTTTTTGCAGCAGGAAGACATTATCTGATTTTATAAATGTCACACTTTGCACCTGGCAGCTTGGGAAACGTATTTCTCCCTGGAGGCTCCCTTAGCCTCCGGCCAGTTTCCCCTCTGTGGAG
Above is a window of Meriones unguiculatus strain TT.TT164.6M chromosome 15, Bangor_MerUng_6.1, whole genome shotgun sequence DNA encoding:
- the C15H2orf72 gene encoding uncharacterized protein C2orf72 homolog isoform X1 — encoded protein: MESELEALAPRPASPAEPPFQALVEAAGGRGQVLLVGELWEREQSRALLRDFAGAVFPPEPAPGGSGCAEAEGEAPAAAAEPPRAPGARAARAIRSRLVFVLCRAGSLAAREPRRRLREMLRDVRGRRREGAALVGVLVTDAGAEDAAAPGLRLLEALLRAVFGRQVGGPVQAAAFSPGRPASSLAVQEAACRALHAAGPGRPVEGAWERSGLLTCFSWGPWSQRKSRDVTSPRGPAQEHLRVSDEKLALTAIFPNGDCEERGSGSRAQDGVVHMPPEPLEDTR
- the C15H2orf72 gene encoding uncharacterized protein C2orf72 homolog isoform X2, producing MESELEALAPRPASPAEPPFQALVEAAGGRGQVLLVGELWEREQSRALLRDFAGAVFPPEPAPGGSGCAEAEGEAPAAAAEPPRAPGARAARAIRSRLVFVLCRAGSLAAREPRRRLREMLRDVRGRRREGAALVGVLVTDAGAEDAAAPGLRLLEALLRAVFGRQVGGPVQAAAFSPGRPASSLAVQEAACRALHAAGPGRPEGAWERSGLLTCFSWGPWSQRKSRDVTSPRGPAQEHLRVSDEKLALTAIFPNGDCEERGSGSRAQDGVVHMPPEPLEDTR